A genomic segment from Glycine soja cultivar W05 chromosome 20, ASM419377v2, whole genome shotgun sequence encodes:
- the LOC114401384 gene encoding uncharacterized protein LOC114401384 yields the protein MAAEVYYQAISTLQSRSYLNNLNHHQKHKNNLVRLVSRDFISNNGLSTRRSNCTGQRNCSVIRSLALQTSVADPVLSSSRSNASDTYKKSIEFTKFEVVATFRQL from the exons ATGGCTGCTGAAGTATATTACCAGGCTATTAGTACTTTGCAGTCCCGTTCTTATCTGAATAATTTAAATCATCaccaaaagcataaaaacaatttaGTAAGGTTGGTGTCTAGGGATTTTATCAGCAATAATGGCTTGTCAACAAGAAGAAGTAACTGCACTGGCCAAAGGAATTGTAGTGTAATTCGATCTCTAGCTTTGCAAACATCAGTCGCTGATCCAGTGTTGTCCTCTTCAAGAAGCAATGCTAGTGACACTTACAAGAAATCAA TTGAATTCACCAAGTTTGAGGTGGTTGCAACATTCAGGCAACTTTAA